One region of Armigeres subalbatus isolate Guangzhou_Male chromosome 3, GZ_Asu_2, whole genome shotgun sequence genomic DNA includes:
- the LOC134226968 gene encoding uncharacterized protein LOC134226968: protein MEEYEDDIPIDPNVALSMEVIEEQEEIEYTTEPIEANDPGMPKFTNEFVINKLLYRHQQSEAALEFSVIHSNSLEEFIDEVYQLIQPFIKREIEFHENNQPCWAEREFPAKEDLHRYVAFKDRVRKKTYRIDSITESMLGRWHKRDIILIVYLHSNNLDTRASWDIAREALLGDANAEGTRKVVKVLTDDEKLQLTIKKLQRIHQCKLTPTTKDSYTLWARMIMQQSSKKQRDRYFMKPPRQILANFEVIGKQAERKKRTIVSGPAQRGHSRDGYGFEDEVSALRQTVIQIKDLVEMLDRRVELLEEKCQGFKQTPEGVPFKRGRYDGESENDDHEADEETTIDAAQLVQVDCEQGNTVGNPDPLFEMQFIKDEIVDCDTDD from the coding sequence ATGGAGGAATATGAGGATGATATTCCAATCGATCCGAATGTAGCCTTATCGATGGAGGTGATCGAAGAACAAGAAGAGATTGAATacactactgaaccgatcgaagCAAATGATCCCGGAATGCCAAAATTCACAAACGAATTCGTCATCAATAAGCTCTTGTACCGACATCAACAGTCCGAGGCTGCTCTGGAGTTTTCCGTCATCCATTCCAATTCACTGGAGGAATTCATTGACGAAGTTTATCAACTTATTCAACCGTTCATAAAACGAGAGATTGAGTTTCACGAAAATAATCAACCGTGTTGGGCTGAGCGTGAGTTTCCAGCGAAGGAAGATCTGCATCGGTATGTCGCATTCAAAGACAGAGTCCGCAAAAAAACGTATCGAATAGATAGCATTACCGAATCTATGCTTGGCCGATGGCACAAGCGAGACATCATTCTCATAGTGTATCTTCATTCGAACAATTTGGACACACGTGCTTCGTGGGACATCGCCCGGGAAGCATTACTCGGCGATGCGAATGCGGAAGGCACCAGAAAAGTCGTGAAAGTACTGACTGATGATGAGAAATTACAATTAACCataaaaaaactacaaagaattCATCAATGTAAATTGACACCAACTACGAAAGATTCGTACACGCTGTGGGCTCGTATGATAATGCAACAGTCTTCAAAGAAGCAAAGGGATCGCTATTTCATGAAGCCTCCGAGGCAGATATTAGCGAATTTTGAAGTCATAGGAAAGCAAGCCGAGCGGAAAAAACGAACTATTGTGTCGGGGCCAGCCCAACGAGGCCACTCCAGAGACGGGTACGGGTTCGAGGATGAGGTTTCCGCACTGCGGCAAACTGTGATCCAGATTAAGGACCTGGTCGAAATGCTGGATAGGAGGGTCGAACTATTGGAGGAAAAATGTCAAGGTTTCAAGCAAACTCCCGAGGGAGTGCCATTCAAGCGCGGAAGGTACGACGGTGAAAGTGAAAATGACGACCACGAGGCGGACGAAGAAACAACGATCGATGCTGCCCAGCTAGTACAAGTCGATTGCGAGCAGGGAAACACAGTGGGGAATCCCGATCCTTTGTTTGAAATGCAGTTCATAAAAGATGAGATAGTTGATTGTGATACGGATGATTGA
- the LOC134226504 gene encoding collagen alpha-1(III) chain-like isoform X1, with protein sequence MTSCIGGGYDGPVGGMHCDYIPPTQQQPPQAGGRRGMPKRSEPGEITGPGSRSKKMNKLESAVGPGQQQQSVGPRGDNDLMNSFGLGKEDNSPMKGGVSVGNGPKSSDSCSINSSVANSGPGIDTMSKMGGPGGPDGHPEGAKMNQGIPGMMSNKPSNKLEYTQQQSQIFVFSTGLANKGAEAVINGHYNSIIAYHCAHMQKQNRLVPCGPDDGVAGAMSPWMDHGHGSPDHHMRMNAGPGGPGGPPDGLKKPATIHHTPNSCLENDNSVPMFANDHHMGWMGPGVDGGPMGGKKSATIHHTPNPCKDQDGSLPMYPNDGHHMRMPGPDGMSKPSTIHHTPNSCLDGPEQSGDHPGGPGPGHPGPVIKMENPSPGGPGPGSGGHTSSTIIDKMNSLVASLPLMKGGNVLSQSRGHPQPSLQGVKVPDENLTPQQRQHREQQLATLRQMQKIFFPENRGMMDPHGMGMRPQFRGGMPCPDFGGPPNRPLNPAFMNTPLGANGPMGGPDGPGPGMINEQIPPMQYNKPGMMNPGMYMGGPGGGPMGPMGGPMGPGGGGPMGPGGPMGPMGPGVPMNRMYKQDPDPIFPPMSEMGGGYNSMNNHGGPGPGPGMFNPGMQRMGVPGGPGPGGPGVPNMMPKMPDQGGPLPHSPLVDDVDPLKGGGPHQMMLPNAPQQQQQQPGTPGPNGPGGSNGTPNPQGAQNPTNNGKSKEQSVSPEHHQQQQQQGGPGSQQGPLTPQTPQGGHPTPGGAGGPLTPQTSMAST encoded by the exons ATGACCAGTTGCATCGGCGGAGGGTACG ATGGCCCCGTAGGTGGAATGCATTGCGATTATATTCCGCCAACGCAGCAGCAGCCACCACAAGCAGGAGGACGAAGAGGTATGCCGAAAAGGTCGGAACCAGGGGAAATTACCGGACCGGGTAGTCGCAGTAAGAAAATGAACAAATTGGAATCGGCTGTTGGACCAGGACAACAGCAACAATCGGTAGGACCACGGGGAGACAACGATTTAATGAATAGTTTTGGTCTTGGAAAGGAAGACAACTCACCGATGAAGGGAGGAGTATCCGTAGGAAACGGACCAAAATCATCGGACTCGTGCAGTATCAACAGTAGCGTGGCAAATAGTGGACCAGGAATTGACACTATGTCGAAAATGGGTGGCCCCGGTGGACCGGATGGACATCCGGAGGGTGCCAAAATGAATCAGGGAATTCCGGGAATGATGTCAAACAAACCATCGAATAAATTGGAATACACACAACAGCAGAGTCAAATTTTCGTATTCAGCACGGGTTTGGCGAACAAAGGCGCGGAAGCGGTGATAAATGGCCACTACAACTCGATCATTGCCTATCATTGTGCTCATATGCAAAAACAGAATCGACTCGTCCCGTGTGGTCCGGATGATGGAGTAGCTGGAGCGATGTCGCCGTGGATGGATCATGGGCACGGTTCACCGGATCATCACATGCGAATGAATGCAGGCCCTGGCGGTCCCGGTGGACCTCCAGATGGTTTAAAAAAGCCAGCCACTATTCACCACACTCCGAACTCATGCCTGGAGAATGACAACTCGGTGCCAATGTTCGCAAACGATCATCACATGGGATGGATGGGACCCGGTGTAGATGGAGGCCCAATGGGCGGAAAAAAGTCCGCCACAATTCACCATACCCCAAATCCGTGTAAGGATCAAGACGGTTCACTTCCAATGTACCCTAATGATGGACATCATATGCGAATGCCCGGGCCCGACGGAATGTCCAAACCATCGACGATACACCATACTCCAAATTCATGCCTTGATGGGCCTGAACAATCGGGTGATCATCCTGGTGGACCTGGTCCTGGCCATCCAGGACCTGtaataaaaatggaaaatccTTCACCAGGGGGGCCCGGGCCTGGAAGTGGAGGTCATACCAGCTCGACTATCATAGATAAGATGAATTCCCTGGTCGCTTCCCTACCACTCATGAAAGGAGGAAATGTTCTCTCACAATCCCGAGGTCACCCGCAGCCATCGTTACAAGGCGTGAAAGTACCAGACGAAAACCTCACCCCACAACAGCGGCAGCACCGTGAACAGCAATTGGCCACACTCAGACAAATGCAGAAAATATTCTTCCCTGAGAATCGAGGAATGATGGATCCGCACGGTATGGGCATGAGGCCTCAATTCCGAGGTGGTATGCCCTGTCCTGATTTCGGAGGACCACCGAATCGGCCATTGAATCCAGCTTTCATGAACACTCCTCTGGGTGCGAATGGCCCCATGGGTGGCCCGGATGGACCTGGCCCAGGTATGATCAACGAACAGATTCCACCTATGCAGTACAATAAACCGGGCATGATGAACCCCGGAATGTACATGGGTGGTCCAGGAGGTGGACCAATGGGTCCTATGGGGGGACCTATGGGTCCCGGCGGTGGTGGTCCTATGGGACCTGGAGGCCCTATGGGGCCGATGGGTCCTGGTGTTCCGATGAACCGCATGTACAAACAAGATCCAGATCCCATATTCCCCCCGATGAGTGAAATGGGTGGAGGCTACAACAGTATGAACAATCACGGTGGTCCCGGCCCCGGTCCAGGAATGTTTAATCCTGGAATGCAACGAATGGGTGTTCCTGGAGGTCCTGGCCCAGGTGGCCCCGGTGTTCCCAATATGATGCCCAAAATGCCAGACCAAGGTGGACCTCTTCCGCATTCTCCTCTAGTGGATGACGTTGACCCCCTGAAAGGAGGAGGGCCTCACCAGATGATGCTTCCGAATGCCccccagcagcagcaacagcaaccaGGTACACCAGGACCAAATGGTCCCGGTGGCAGCAATGGCACTCCCAACCCGCAAGGTGCTCAAAATCCAACCAACAATGGCAAATCGAAGGAACAGTCAGTTTCTCCAGAACAccaccaacagcagcagcaacaaggAGGACCCGGCAGTCAGCAAGGACCATTAACACCTCAAACGCCCCAGGGAGGACACCCGACTCCGGGTGGCGCTGGTGGGCCCCTAACGCCCCAGACGTCAATGGCCAGCACCTAA
- the LOC134226504 gene encoding collagen alpha-1(III) chain-like isoform X2 has protein sequence MHCDYIPPTQQQPPQAGGRRGMPKRSEPGEITGPGSRSKKMNKLESAVGPGQQQQSVGPRGDNDLMNSFGLGKEDNSPMKGGVSVGNGPKSSDSCSINSSVANSGPGIDTMSKMGGPGGPDGHPEGAKMNQGIPGMMSNKPSNKLEYTQQQSQIFVFSTGLANKGAEAVINGHYNSIIAYHCAHMQKQNRLVPCGPDDGVAGAMSPWMDHGHGSPDHHMRMNAGPGGPGGPPDGLKKPATIHHTPNSCLENDNSVPMFANDHHMGWMGPGVDGGPMGGKKSATIHHTPNPCKDQDGSLPMYPNDGHHMRMPGPDGMSKPSTIHHTPNSCLDGPEQSGDHPGGPGPGHPGPVIKMENPSPGGPGPGSGGHTSSTIIDKMNSLVASLPLMKGGNVLSQSRGHPQPSLQGVKVPDENLTPQQRQHREQQLATLRQMQKIFFPENRGMMDPHGMGMRPQFRGGMPCPDFGGPPNRPLNPAFMNTPLGANGPMGGPDGPGPGMINEQIPPMQYNKPGMMNPGMYMGGPGGGPMGPMGGPMGPGGGGPMGPGGPMGPMGPGVPMNRMYKQDPDPIFPPMSEMGGGYNSMNNHGGPGPGPGMFNPGMQRMGVPGGPGPGGPGVPNMMPKMPDQGGPLPHSPLVDDVDPLKGGGPHQMMLPNAPQQQQQQPGTPGPNGPGGSNGTPNPQGAQNPTNNGKSKEQSVSPEHHQQQQQQGGPGSQQGPLTPQTPQGGHPTPGGAGGPLTPQTSMAST, from the coding sequence ATGCATTGCGATTATATTCCGCCAACGCAGCAGCAGCCACCACAAGCAGGAGGACGAAGAGGTATGCCGAAAAGGTCGGAACCAGGGGAAATTACCGGACCGGGTAGTCGCAGTAAGAAAATGAACAAATTGGAATCGGCTGTTGGACCAGGACAACAGCAACAATCGGTAGGACCACGGGGAGACAACGATTTAATGAATAGTTTTGGTCTTGGAAAGGAAGACAACTCACCGATGAAGGGAGGAGTATCCGTAGGAAACGGACCAAAATCATCGGACTCGTGCAGTATCAACAGTAGCGTGGCAAATAGTGGACCAGGAATTGACACTATGTCGAAAATGGGTGGCCCCGGTGGACCGGATGGACATCCGGAGGGTGCCAAAATGAATCAGGGAATTCCGGGAATGATGTCAAACAAACCATCGAATAAATTGGAATACACACAACAGCAGAGTCAAATTTTCGTATTCAGCACGGGTTTGGCGAACAAAGGCGCGGAAGCGGTGATAAATGGCCACTACAACTCGATCATTGCCTATCATTGTGCTCATATGCAAAAACAGAATCGACTCGTCCCGTGTGGTCCGGATGATGGAGTAGCTGGAGCGATGTCGCCGTGGATGGATCATGGGCACGGTTCACCGGATCATCACATGCGAATGAATGCAGGCCCTGGCGGTCCCGGTGGACCTCCAGATGGTTTAAAAAAGCCAGCCACTATTCACCACACTCCGAACTCATGCCTGGAGAATGACAACTCGGTGCCAATGTTCGCAAACGATCATCACATGGGATGGATGGGACCCGGTGTAGATGGAGGCCCAATGGGCGGAAAAAAGTCCGCCACAATTCACCATACCCCAAATCCGTGTAAGGATCAAGACGGTTCACTTCCAATGTACCCTAATGATGGACATCATATGCGAATGCCCGGGCCCGACGGAATGTCCAAACCATCGACGATACACCATACTCCAAATTCATGCCTTGATGGGCCTGAACAATCGGGTGATCATCCTGGTGGACCTGGTCCTGGCCATCCAGGACCTGtaataaaaatggaaaatccTTCACCAGGGGGGCCCGGGCCTGGAAGTGGAGGTCATACCAGCTCGACTATCATAGATAAGATGAATTCCCTGGTCGCTTCCCTACCACTCATGAAAGGAGGAAATGTTCTCTCACAATCCCGAGGTCACCCGCAGCCATCGTTACAAGGCGTGAAAGTACCAGACGAAAACCTCACCCCACAACAGCGGCAGCACCGTGAACAGCAATTGGCCACACTCAGACAAATGCAGAAAATATTCTTCCCTGAGAATCGAGGAATGATGGATCCGCACGGTATGGGCATGAGGCCTCAATTCCGAGGTGGTATGCCCTGTCCTGATTTCGGAGGACCACCGAATCGGCCATTGAATCCAGCTTTCATGAACACTCCTCTGGGTGCGAATGGCCCCATGGGTGGCCCGGATGGACCTGGCCCAGGTATGATCAACGAACAGATTCCACCTATGCAGTACAATAAACCGGGCATGATGAACCCCGGAATGTACATGGGTGGTCCAGGAGGTGGACCAATGGGTCCTATGGGGGGACCTATGGGTCCCGGCGGTGGTGGTCCTATGGGACCTGGAGGCCCTATGGGGCCGATGGGTCCTGGTGTTCCGATGAACCGCATGTACAAACAAGATCCAGATCCCATATTCCCCCCGATGAGTGAAATGGGTGGAGGCTACAACAGTATGAACAATCACGGTGGTCCCGGCCCCGGTCCAGGAATGTTTAATCCTGGAATGCAACGAATGGGTGTTCCTGGAGGTCCTGGCCCAGGTGGCCCCGGTGTTCCCAATATGATGCCCAAAATGCCAGACCAAGGTGGACCTCTTCCGCATTCTCCTCTAGTGGATGACGTTGACCCCCTGAAAGGAGGAGGGCCTCACCAGATGATGCTTCCGAATGCCccccagcagcagcaacagcaaccaGGTACACCAGGACCAAATGGTCCCGGTGGCAGCAATGGCACTCCCAACCCGCAAGGTGCTCAAAATCCAACCAACAATGGCAAATCGAAGGAACAGTCAGTTTCTCCAGAACAccaccaacagcagcagcaacaaggAGGACCCGGCAGTCAGCAAGGACCATTAACACCTCAAACGCCCCAGGGAGGACACCCGACTCCGGGTGGCGCTGGTGGGCCCCTAACGCCCCAGACGTCAATGGCCAGCACCTAA
- the LOC134226715 gene encoding NADH dehydrogenase [ubiquinone] 1 beta subcomplex subunit 8, mitochondrial has protein sequence MAALIKGLKLVNQFSSKNPALLVLAARNAHGWNKDFKPSKFPETDKEREAAARKYGLHPSEYQPYPDDGTGIGDYPKLPDVPVEARDPYYPYDFPELKRNLHDPMHADTPLWAEDRYGTAEPTRFSMKFYWMSFLGLLAGCFAVYYWLEDYKMFRPVMAKQYPRDGPHYTFERK, from the exons ATGGCAGCGCTCATCAAAGGATTAAAATTAGTTAACCAATTTTCATCCAAAAACCCCGCCTTGCTTGTGCTGGCTGCGCGCAACGCAC ATGGCTGGAACAAGGactttaaaccgagcaaattcCCCGAAACGGATAAGGAACGGGAAGCTGCCGCTCGGAAGTATGGCTTGCATCCTTCAGAATACCAGCCGTACCCAGACGATGGCACAGGCATCGGAGACTATCCCAAGCTGCCCGATGTTCCAGTAGAAGCGCGCGATCCCTATTATCCTTACGATTTCCCGGAGCTGAAGAGAAATCTTCACGATCCG ATGCACGCCGATACTCCTCTGTGGGCAGAGGATCGCTATGGTACCGCAGAGCCAACCCGTTTCTCGATGAAGTTCTACTGGATGTCGTTCCTCGGTTTACTGGCCGGGTGCTTTGCCGTCTATTACTGGCTAGAAGATTACAAAATGTTCCGACCGGTGATGGCCAAGCAGTATCCGCGCGATGGGCCTCACTACACATTTGAGAGAAAGTGA